From a region of the Desmodus rotundus isolate HL8 chromosome 7, HLdesRot8A.1, whole genome shotgun sequence genome:
- the KCNJ5 gene encoding G protein-activated inward rectifier potassium channel 4 produces the protein MAGDSRNAMNQNMEIGVTPRDPRKIPKQARDDLPIATDRTRLLAEGKKPRQRYMEKSGKCNVHHGNVQETYRYLSDLFTTLVDLKWRFNLLVFTMVYTITWLSFGFLWWLIAYTRGDLDHVGDKEWIPCVENLSGFVSAFLFSIETETTIGYGFRVITEKCPEGIVLLMVQAILGSIVNAFMVGCMFVKISQPKKRAETLMFSNHAVISMRDEKLCLMFRVGDLRNSHIVEASIRAKLIKSRQTKEGEFIPLNQIDINVGFDTGDDRLFLVSPLIISHEINEKSPFWEMSRAQLHQEEFEIVVILEGMVEATGMTCQARSSYMDTEVLWGHRFTPVLTLEKGFYEVDYNTFHDTYETNTPSCCAKELAEMKQEGRLFQYSPSSPLLESAAKAELEAEAEQDREDEPKGLNGSRETRGLV, from the exons ATGGCTGGCGATTCTCGGAATGCTATGAACCAGAATATGGAGATTGGAGTCACTCCCAGGGACCCCAGGAAGATCCCCAAACAAGCACGCGATGACCTCCCCATCGCCACAGACCGCACCCGCCTGCTGGCGGAAGGCAAGAAGCCCCGCCAGCGCTACATGGAGAAGAGCGGCAAGTGCAACGTGCACCACGGCAACGTGCAGGAAACCTACCGGTACCTGAGCGACCTCTTCACCACGCTGGTGGACCTCAAGTGGCGCTTCAACCTGCTGGTCTTCACCATGGTCTACACCATCACCTGGCTGTCCTTCGGTTTCCTCTGGTGGCTCATCGCTTATACCCGGGGTGACCTGGACCACGTTGGTGACAAAGAGTGGATTCCTTGTGTGGAAAACCTCAGCGGCTTTGTGTCTGCCTTCCTGTTCTCCATTGAGACTGAGACCACCATTGGCTACGGCTTCCGCGTGATCACGGAGAAGTGTCCGGAGGGGATCGTGCTCCTCATGGTCCAGGCCATCCTGGGTTCCATCGTCAATGCCTTCATGGTGGGGTGCATGTTCGTGAAGATCAGTCAACCGAAGAAGAGGGCGGAGACCCTCATGTTTTCCAACCACGCGGTCATCTCCATGCGGGACGAGAAGCTCTGCCTGATGTTCCGCGTGGGGGACCTTAGGAACTCCCACATCGTGGAGGCCTCCATCCGCGCCAAGCTCATCAAGTCCCGGCAGACCAAGGAAGGGGAGTTCATCCCCTTGAACCAGATTGACATTAACGTGGGCTTTGACACAGGGGACGACCGTCTTTTCCTGGTGTCACCCCTCATCATCTCCCACGAGATCAATGAGAAGAGCCCTTTCTGGGAGATGTCTCGGGCCCAGCTGCATCAAGAGGAGTTTGAAATCGTGGTCATTCTAGAAGGCATGGTGGAGGCCACAG GCATGACTTGCCAAGCGCGAAGCTCCTACATGGACACAGAGGTGCTCTGGGGCCACCGGTTCACACCAGTCCTCACCTTGGAAAAAGGCTTCTATGAGGTGGACTACAACACCTTCCACGATACCTATGAGACCAACACTCCCAGCTGCTGTGCCAAGGAGCTGGCAGAAATGAAGCAGGAAGGCCGGCTCTTCCAGTATTCCCCCAGCAGCCCCCTGCTAGAAAGTGCCGCTAAAGCAGAGTTGGAGGCAGAAGCTGAACAGGATAGAGAGGACGAGCCGAAGGGGCTGAATGGGTCCCGGGAGACCAGGGGTTTGGTGTAA